From Pseudomonas fluorescens, one genomic window encodes:
- the mlaD gene encoding outer membrane lipid asymmetry maintenance protein MlaD, which translates to MQNRTLEIGVGLFLLAGILALLLLALRVSGLSPVSSTDSYKLYAYFDNIAGLTVRSKVTMAGVTIGKVTAIDLDRDSFTGRVTLQLEKRVDNLPSDSTASILTAGLLGEKYIGISVGGEESLLKDGGTIHDTQSSLVLEDLIGKFLLNTVSKEAK; encoded by the coding sequence ATGCAAAACCGCACCCTGGAGATCGGTGTCGGCCTTTTCCTGCTGGCCGGCATTCTGGCTTTGCTGTTGCTTGCGCTGCGGGTCAGTGGACTGTCCCCGGTTTCGAGCACCGACAGTTATAAACTTTATGCCTACTTCGACAATATCGCCGGTTTGACGGTCAGATCGAAAGTGACCATGGCCGGTGTGACCATCGGCAAGGTCACGGCAATCGATCTGGATCGCGACAGTTTCACCGGGCGAGTCACGCTGCAGCTGGAAAAACGTGTGGATAACCTCCCATCCGACTCCACTGCATCTATCCTCACCGCGGGGTTGCTGGGCGAGAAATACATCGGTATCAGCGTCGGTGGCGAGGAGTCGTTGCTCAAGGATGGCGGGACTATCCATGACACGCAGTCGTCGCTGGTGCTCGAAGACCTGATCGGTAAATTCCTGCTCAATACTGTCAGTAAAGAAGCCAAATAA
- a CDS encoding MlaC/ttg2D family ABC transporter substrate-binding protein: MISTLRRGLLVLLAALPLVANAVTGPSAHDLVEDTTKRLLQDLAANKEQYKKDPQGFYDALNTIVGPVVDAEGISKSIMTVKYSRKATPAQMKTFEENFKKGLFQFYGNALLEYNNQGITVDPAKDESGDRTSVGMTVKGSSGAIYPVSYTLEKIGGEWKLRNVIINGINIGKLFRDQFADAMQRNGNDLDKTINGWAGEVAKAKDATEKQSQ, translated from the coding sequence ATGATCTCTACCTTACGACGTGGCCTGCTGGTCCTGTTGGCGGCATTGCCGCTGGTGGCTAACGCCGTGACCGGGCCTTCAGCGCATGATCTGGTCGAAGATACGACCAAACGCCTGCTCCAGGACTTGGCAGCCAACAAGGAACAGTACAAGAAGGATCCGCAAGGTTTCTACGATGCGCTGAATACCATCGTCGGACCCGTAGTGGACGCCGAAGGCATTTCCAAAAGCATCATGACCGTCAAGTACTCGCGTAAAGCTACGCCGGCGCAGATGAAAACCTTTGAAGAGAATTTCAAGAAGGGTCTGTTCCAGTTCTATGGCAATGCTTTGCTCGAATACAACAACCAGGGCATCACCGTGGACCCTGCCAAGGATGAGTCGGGCGACCGTACCAGCGTTGGCATGACGGTCAAGGGCAGCAGCGGCGCGATCTACCCGGTGTCCTATACCCTCGAGAAGATCGGTGGCGAGTGGAAGCTGCGTAACGTGATCATCAACGGTATCAACATTGGCAAGCTGTTCCGCGACCAGTTCGCTGACGCCATGCAACGCAACGGCAACGACCTGGACAAGACTATCAATGGTTGGGCGGGTGAGGTCGCCAAGGCTAAGGACGCAACCGAGAAGCAAAGCCAATGA
- a CDS encoding STAS domain-containing protein: MSESAVRLGQAGELMLSGVLDYRSGPGLRKQGQALIKSSGATAVVLDCSGVVKSSSVGLSLLLSFIRDAAAAGKAVSIRALPDDMREIAEVSGLTELLTHP, from the coding sequence ATGAGTGAGTCGGCAGTGCGTTTGGGTCAGGCCGGCGAGCTGATGCTCAGTGGTGTACTCGATTACCGCTCCGGGCCAGGTCTGCGCAAGCAGGGCCAGGCTCTGATCAAGTCGAGTGGCGCGACTGCCGTCGTGCTCGATTGCTCGGGCGTGGTCAAGTCCAGCAGCGTCGGCTTGTCGTTGCTGTTGTCGTTCATTCGCGATGCGGCGGCGGCCGGCAAGGCGGTGAGCATCCGCGCGCTGCCCGATGATATGCGTGAAATTGCTGAGGTCAGTGGTTTGACCGAGCTTTTGACGCACCCTTAA
- a CDS encoding BolA family protein translates to MQAVEVKSFLEGKLSETLSQVQIEVEGEGCNFQLNVISDELAALSPVKRQQSVYAHLNPWIADGSIHAVTMKFFSRAAWAERT, encoded by the coding sequence ATGCAGGCCGTAGAAGTGAAGAGCTTTCTTGAAGGAAAGCTGTCCGAGACTCTTTCACAAGTGCAGATTGAAGTTGAAGGCGAAGGCTGCAACTTCCAGCTGAACGTGATTAGTGATGAACTGGCGGCGTTAAGCCCGGTCAAGCGTCAGCAGAGCGTCTATGCCCATTTGAACCCATGGATCGCCGATGGCAGCATCCACGCGGTCACTATGAAATTTTTCAGCCGCGCGGCCTGGGCCGAGCGCACCTGA
- the murA gene encoding UDP-N-acetylglucosamine 1-carboxyvinyltransferase, protein MDKLIITGGARLDGEIRISGAKNSALPILAATLLCDGPVTVANLPHLHDITTMIELFGRMGIEPVIDEKLSVEIDPRTIKTLVAPYELVKTMRASILVLGPMVARFGEAEVALPGGCAIGSRPVDLHIRGLEAMGASIDVEGGYIKAKAPEGGLRGANFFFDTVSVTGTENIMMAAALANGRSVLQNAAREPEVVDLANFLNAMGANVQGAGTDTITIDGVKRLHSATYKVMPDRIETGTYLVAAAVTGGRVKVKDTDPTILEAVLEKLREAGAEITTGEDWIELNMHGKRPKAVNVRTAPYPAFPTDMQAQFISLNAIAEGTGAVIETIFENRFMHVYELHRMGAHIQVEGNTAIVTGIDKLKGAPVMATDLRASASLVISALVAEGDTLIDRIYHIDRGYECIEEKLQMLGAKIRRVPG, encoded by the coding sequence ATGGATAAATTGATTATTACCGGCGGTGCTCGTCTTGATGGCGAAATCCGCATCTCCGGGGCGAAGAACTCTGCCCTGCCGATCCTCGCGGCAACGCTGCTCTGCGATGGTCCAGTGACAGTCGCCAACCTGCCGCACCTGCACGACATCACCACGATGATCGAGCTGTTCGGTCGCATGGGCATCGAGCCGGTGATCGACGAGAAACTCAGCGTCGAAATCGACCCGCGTACCATCAAGACCCTGGTCGCGCCGTACGAGCTGGTGAAAACCATGCGTGCCTCGATCCTGGTACTGGGACCGATGGTTGCACGCTTCGGTGAAGCTGAAGTCGCCTTGCCTGGCGGTTGCGCCATTGGTTCACGTCCGGTCGACCTGCACATCCGTGGCCTTGAAGCCATGGGCGCGAGCATCGACGTGGAAGGCGGCTACATCAAGGCCAAGGCGCCTGAAGGCGGCCTGCGTGGGGCCAACTTCTTCTTCGATACCGTCTCCGTGACCGGTACCGAGAACATCATGATGGCCGCCGCCCTGGCCAATGGCCGCAGTGTGCTGCAGAACGCCGCTCGTGAGCCTGAAGTCGTCGACCTGGCGAACTTCCTCAACGCCATGGGCGCCAACGTCCAGGGCGCGGGTACCGACACCATCACCATCGACGGTGTGAAGCGTCTGCACTCGGCGACCTACAAGGTAATGCCGGACCGTATCGAAACCGGCACCTACCTGGTCGCTGCTGCCGTGACCGGTGGCCGGGTGAAGGTCAAGGACACCGATCCGACCATCCTCGAGGCCGTTCTCGAAAAACTGCGCGAAGCCGGTGCTGAAATCACCACGGGCGAAGACTGGATCGAGCTCAACATGCACGGCAAGCGGCCCAAGGCGGTCAACGTGCGTACTGCTCCGTACCCGGCGTTCCCGACCGACATGCAAGCGCAGTTCATCTCCCTCAACGCCATCGCCGAAGGCACTGGCGCGGTGATCGAGACGATCTTCGAAAACCGTTTCATGCACGTCTACGAGCTGCACCGCATGGGCGCGCATATCCAGGTCGAAGGCAACACCGCGATCGTCACTGGTATCGACAAGCTCAAGGGCGCGCCTGTCATGGCCACCGACCTGCGCGCTTCCGCCAGCCTGGTGATCTCGGCGCTGGTTGCCGAAGGCGACACCCTGATCGATCGCATCTACCACATAGACCGTGGTTACGAGTGCATCGAAGAGAAGCTGCAGATGCTCGGCGCCAAGATCCGCCGCGTACCGGGTTAA
- the hisG gene encoding ATP phosphoribosyltransferase: MLTIALSKGRILDDTLPLLAEAGIVPTENPDKSRKLIIPTTQADVRLLIVRATDVPTYVEHGAADLGVAGKDVLMEYGGQGLYEPLDLQIAQCKLMTAGKVGAVEPKGRLRIATKFVNVAKRYYAEQGRQVDIIKLYGSMELAPLIGLADKIIDVVDTGNTLRANGLEPQEFIAAISSRLIVNKASMKMQHARIQALIDTLRKAVESRHRG; encoded by the coding sequence ATGTTGACCATCGCACTGTCCAAGGGCCGCATCCTTGACGACACCCTGCCGCTTCTGGCTGAAGCGGGCATCGTGCCGACCGAGAATCCGGACAAGAGCCGCAAGCTGATCATCCCCACGACCCAGGCCGATGTGCGCTTGCTGATCGTACGCGCCACCGATGTGCCGACCTACGTCGAGCATGGTGCCGCGGACCTGGGCGTCGCCGGTAAAGATGTGCTGATGGAATACGGCGGCCAGGGCCTTTACGAGCCGCTGGACCTGCAGATTGCCCAGTGCAAGCTGATGACCGCTGGCAAGGTCGGCGCGGTCGAGCCCAAGGGTCGTCTGCGTATCGCCACCAAGTTCGTCAACGTGGCCAAGCGTTATTACGCCGAACAGGGTCGTCAGGTCGACATCATCAAGCTGTACGGCTCGATGGAACTGGCGCCGCTGATCGGCCTGGCCGACAAGATCATCGACGTGGTCGACACCGGTAACACGCTGCGGGCCAACGGCCTGGAGCCACAGGAATTCATCGCCGCCATCAGTTCCCGACTGATCGTCAACAAGGCTTCGATGAAAATGCAACACGCCCGTATCCAGGCACTGATCGACACCCTGCGCAAAGCAGTGGAGTCGCGACACCGCGGTTGA
- the hisD gene encoding histidinol dehydrogenase: protein MTAPTAIRRLNAADPDFAHHLDHLLSWESVSDDSVNQRVLDIIKAVRERGDAALVEFTEKFDGLQVASMADLILPRERLELALTRITVAQREALEKAAARVRSYHEKQKQDSWTYTEADGTVLGQKVTPLDRAGLYVPGGKASYPSSVLMNAIPAKVAGVSEVVMVVPTPRGEINELVLAAACIAGVDRVFTVGGAQAVAALAYGTESVPKVDKIVGPGNIYVATAKRHVFGQVGIDMIAGPSEILVVCDGQTDPDWIAMDLFSQAEHDEDAQAILVSPDAEFLDQVAASIAKLLPTMERAGIIETSINGRGALIQVRDMQQAIEVANRIAPEHLELSVADPQAWLPQIRHAGAIFMGRHTSEALGDYCAGPNHVLPTSGTARFSSPLGVYDFQKRSSIIFCSEAGASELGKTASVLARGESLTAHARSAEYRIVADKEGN, encoded by the coding sequence ATGACCGCACCGACTGCAATTCGCCGACTCAACGCTGCTGACCCGGATTTCGCGCATCATCTGGATCATCTGCTGAGCTGGGAAAGTGTGTCTGACGACTCGGTCAATCAGCGCGTGCTGGATATCATCAAGGCCGTGCGTGAGCGTGGCGATGCGGCGCTGGTGGAATTCACCGAGAAATTCGACGGCTTGCAGGTTGCCTCGATGGCCGACCTGATCCTGCCGCGCGAGCGCCTGGAACTGGCCTTGACTCGCATCACCGTGGCCCAGCGCGAAGCCCTGGAAAAAGCCGCGGCCCGTGTGCGCAGTTACCACGAAAAGCAGAAACAGGATTCCTGGACCTACACCGAAGCGGACGGCACCGTGCTGGGCCAGAAGGTCACTCCGCTGGATCGCGCCGGCCTGTACGTACCCGGTGGCAAGGCCTCGTACCCGTCTTCGGTACTGATGAACGCGATTCCGGCCAAGGTGGCCGGAGTCAGCGAAGTGGTCATGGTGGTGCCCACGCCGCGCGGTGAAATCAACGAGTTGGTGCTGGCTGCTGCCTGCATTGCCGGGGTTGATCGGGTGTTCACCGTTGGTGGTGCGCAGGCGGTTGCGGCGCTTGCGTATGGAACCGAAAGCGTGCCGAAGGTCGACAAGATCGTCGGCCCCGGCAACATCTATGTGGCCACTGCCAAGCGCCACGTGTTTGGCCAAGTCGGCATCGACATGATTGCCGGTCCTTCGGAAATCCTCGTGGTCTGCGATGGCCAGACCGATCCGGACTGGATCGCCATGGACCTGTTCTCCCAGGCCGAGCACGACGAAGACGCCCAGGCCATCCTGGTCAGCCCAGATGCCGAATTCCTCGATCAGGTGGCGGCGAGCATCGCCAAGTTACTGCCAACCATGGAGCGCGCCGGGATTATCGAGACCTCGATCAATGGCCGTGGCGCCTTGATCCAGGTGCGTGACATGCAGCAGGCCATCGAGGTGGCGAACCGCATTGCGCCGGAACACCTTGAGTTGTCAGTGGCCGACCCGCAAGCCTGGTTGCCGCAGATTCGCCACGCTGGTGCGATCTTCATGGGCCGTCATACCTCCGAGGCCCTGGGCGACTACTGCGCCGGCCCCAACCATGTGCTGCCGACTTCCGGCACCGCGCGCTTCTCCTCGCCGCTGGGGGTCTACGACTTCCAGAAGCGTTCATCGATCATCTTTTGCTCCGAAGCCGGTGCCAGCGAACTGGGCAAGACCGCCTCGGTGCTGGCCCGTGGCGAGTCGCTGACCGCGCACGCGCGCAGCGCCGAATACCGCATCGTGGCCGATAAGGAAGGGAATTGA
- the hisC gene encoding histidinol-phosphate transaminase, translating into MSKFWSSFVKDLVPYVPGEQPKLTKLVKLNTNENPYGPSPKALAAMQAELNDNLRLYPDPNSDLLKQAVAKYYGVQGNQVFLGNGSDEVLAHIFHGLLQHDKPLLFPDISYSFYPVYCGLYGITFDAVPLNEQFQIDPSDYTKPNGGIIFPNPNAPTGCLLALEAVEQILKASPDSVVVVDEAYIDFGGQTAIGLVDRYPNLLVTQTLSKSRSLAGLRVGLAVGHPDLIEALERIKNSFNSYPLDRLAIVGAAAAFEDREYFESTCQRVIDSREQVIAQLQKKGFEVLPSAANFIFARHPQHDAAGLAAKLREQGVIVRHFKQERIAQFLRISIGTPEQNQALIDGLGDL; encoded by the coding sequence ATGAGTAAGTTCTGGAGTTCGTTCGTCAAGGACCTGGTGCCGTACGTGCCGGGCGAGCAGCCGAAGCTGACCAAACTGGTCAAGCTCAACACCAACGAAAATCCCTACGGCCCGTCGCCGAAAGCCTTGGCTGCGATGCAGGCCGAGCTGAATGACAATCTGCGTCTGTACCCGGACCCGAACAGCGACTTGCTCAAACAAGCGGTGGCCAAGTACTACGGCGTGCAGGGTAATCAGGTGTTCCTCGGTAACGGTTCCGACGAAGTCCTGGCACACATCTTTCACGGCTTGCTGCAGCACGATAAGCCGCTGCTGTTCCCGGATATCAGCTACAGCTTCTACCCGGTGTACTGCGGCTTGTATGGCATCACGTTTGACGCCGTACCGTTGAATGAGCAGTTCCAGATCGATCCGTCGGACTACACCAAGCCAAACGGCGGGATCATCTTCCCCAACCCGAACGCGCCGACCGGCTGCCTATTGGCCCTCGAGGCGGTGGAGCAGATCCTTAAGGCCAGCCCGGACTCAGTCGTCGTGGTGGACGAAGCCTATATCGACTTCGGTGGTCAGACGGCGATCGGCCTGGTGGACCGTTATCCGAACCTGCTGGTAACCCAGACCCTGTCCAAGTCGCGCTCGCTGGCCGGCTTGCGGGTTGGCCTGGCGGTGGGGCATCCGGACTTGATTGAAGCGCTGGAGCGGATCAAGAACAGCTTCAACTCCTACCCGCTGGATCGCTTGGCCATCGTCGGCGCGGCGGCGGCTTTTGAGGACCGCGAGTACTTCGAGAGCACCTGCCAGCGAGTGATCGACAGTCGCGAACAGGTCATCGCCCAGTTGCAGAAGAAAGGCTTCGAAGTGCTGCCGTCGGCGGCCAACTTCATCTTCGCCCGCCACCCGCAGCATGACGCAGCCGGTCTGGCAGCCAAGTTGCGCGAGCAGGGAGTGATCGTGCGGCACTTCAAGCAGGAGCGGATTGCCCAGTTCCTGCGTATCTCCATCGGTACGCCGGAGCAGAACCAGGCGCTGATCGATGGCTTGGGCGACCTCTGA
- the algW gene encoding Do family serine endopeptidase AlgW produces MLKGLRFFGWPLLAGVLIALLIIQRYPQWVGLPSLDVNLQQAPQTTLTQQGPVSYADAVVIAAPAVVNLYTTKVVNKTSHPLFEDPQFRRFFGDNAPKQKRMESSLGSGVIMSPEGYLLTNNHVTSGADQIVVALKDGRETLARVIGSDPETDLAVLKIDLKNLPAITVGRSESIRVGDVALAIGNPFGVGQTVTMGIISATGRNQLGLNNYEDFIQTDAAINPGNSGGALVDANGNLTGINTAIFSKSGGSQGIGFAIPIKLAMEVMKSIIEHGQVIRGWLGIEVQPLSQELAESFGLSGRPGIVVAGIFRDGPAQKAGLQLGDVILSIDGEPAGDGRRSMNQVARIKPTDKVNIVVIRNGKELKLTAEIGLRPPPAPMAKEEEN; encoded by the coding sequence ATGCTCAAGGGTCTGCGTTTTTTTGGCTGGCCGCTGTTGGCCGGCGTGCTGATTGCGTTGCTGATTATCCAGCGTTATCCGCAATGGGTCGGGCTGCCAAGCCTGGACGTCAACCTCCAGCAGGCCCCGCAGACCACGCTGACGCAACAGGGTCCGGTGTCCTACGCCGACGCGGTAGTAATCGCCGCACCGGCGGTGGTCAACCTCTACACCACCAAAGTGGTCAACAAAACCAGCCACCCGCTGTTTGAAGACCCGCAGTTCCGGCGTTTCTTCGGCGACAACGCGCCCAAGCAGAAGCGCATGGAATCGAGCCTCGGTTCCGGCGTGATCATGAGCCCGGAAGGTTACCTGCTGACCAACAACCATGTGACCTCTGGTGCCGACCAGATCGTGGTCGCCCTCAAGGACGGCCGTGAGACTCTCGCCCGGGTCATCGGCAGCGACCCGGAAACCGACCTGGCAGTGTTGAAAATCGACCTGAAGAACCTGCCAGCAATCACCGTCGGCCGCTCGGAAAGCATCCGCGTCGGCGACGTCGCACTGGCCATCGGCAACCCGTTTGGCGTCGGCCAGACCGTGACCATGGGCATCATCAGCGCCACCGGGCGCAATCAACTGGGCCTTAACAACTACGAAGACTTCATCCAGACCGACGCGGCGATCAACCCCGGCAACTCCGGTGGTGCGCTGGTGGACGCCAATGGCAACCTGACCGGAATCAACACGGCGATCTTCTCCAAATCCGGCGGATCCCAGGGCATCGGCTTCGCCATTCCGATCAAGCTCGCCATGGAAGTGATGAAGTCGATCATCGAGCACGGCCAGGTGATTCGTGGCTGGCTGGGGATTGAGGTACAGCCGCTGAGCCAGGAACTGGCGGAGTCGTTCGGCCTGTCTGGTCGTCCGGGGATTGTGGTGGCGGGAATTTTCCGCGACGGTCCGGCGCAAAAAGCCGGCCTGCAATTGGGTGATGTGATTCTGAGCATCGATGGCGAACCGGCCGGCGATGGCCGCCGTTCGATGAACCAGGTGGCGCGGATCAAGCCTACCGACAAGGTCAACATCGTGGTTATTCGCAACGGCAAGGAGCTGAAGCTGACCGCGGAAATCGGCCTGCGCCCACCGCCGGCACCGATGGCCAAGGAAGAAGAGAACTAA
- a CDS encoding Nif3-like dinuclear metal center hexameric protein, with amino-acid sequence MAVALSTLVEEADRYLGSSRIADYCPNGLQVEGRPQVMRIVSGVTASQALLDAAVEANADLILVHHGYFWKGENPCITGMKQRRLKTLLKHDISLLAYHLPLDLHADVGNNVQLARQLDITVEGPLDPDNAKVVGLVGSLAEPMTARDFARHVQEVMGREPLLIEGEAMIRRIGWCTGGGQGYIDQAVQAGVDLYLSGEASEQTFHSARENGISFIAAGHHATERYGVQALGEYLARRFALEHIFIDCPNPI; translated from the coding sequence ATGGCCGTTGCCCTGAGCACCCTGGTAGAAGAAGCAGATCGTTATCTGGGCAGTTCGCGAATTGCCGATTATTGCCCCAATGGCCTGCAGGTCGAGGGCCGGCCGCAGGTCATGCGGATCGTCAGCGGGGTCACCGCCAGTCAGGCCTTGCTCGATGCTGCGGTGGAGGCCAATGCCGACCTGATCCTGGTCCACCACGGTTATTTCTGGAAGGGCGAAAACCCCTGCATCACCGGCATGAAACAACGTCGGCTGAAGACCCTGCTCAAGCACGATATCAGCTTGCTGGCGTATCACCTGCCGCTGGATCTGCATGCGGACGTCGGCAACAACGTGCAACTGGCCAGGCAACTGGACATCACCGTCGAAGGCCCGCTGGACCCGGATAATGCCAAAGTGGTCGGCCTTGTGGGTTCGTTGGCTGAGCCGATGACCGCGCGCGACTTCGCTCGGCATGTGCAGGAAGTGATGGGCCGTGAGCCGTTGCTGATCGAAGGTGAGGCGATGATTCGTCGCATTGGCTGGTGCACCGGTGGCGGCCAGGGCTATATCGATCAGGCGGTGCAAGCGGGTGTCGATCTGTACCTGAGCGGCGAGGCTTCCGAGCAGACCTTCCATAGCGCCCGGGAAAATGGCATCAGCTTCATTGCCGCTGGTCATCACGCCACCGAGCGGTATGGCGTGCAGGCGTTGGGCGAGTATCTGGCGCGCCGGTTTGCCCTGGAGCACATCTTCATCGATTGCCCGAATCCGATCTGA
- the cysD gene encoding sulfate adenylyltransferase subunit CysD, translating to MVDKLTHLKQLEAESIHIIREVAAEFDNPVMLYSIGKDSAVMLHLARKAFFPGKLPFPVMHVDTQWKFQEMYRFRDKMVEELGLDLITHVNPDGVAQGINPFTHGSAKHTDIMKTEGLKQALDKHGFDAAFGGARRDEEKSRAKERVYSFRDSKHRWDPKNQRPELWNVYNGKVNKGESIRVFPLSNWTELDIWQYIYLEGIPIVPLYFAAEREVIEKNGTLIMIDDERILEHLSDEDKARIVKKKVRFRTLGCYPLTGAVESEAESLTDIIQEMLLTRTSERQGRVIDHDGAGSMEDKKRQGYF from the coding sequence ATGGTCGACAAACTGACGCATCTGAAACAGCTGGAGGCGGAAAGCATCCACATCATCCGTGAGGTGGCCGCCGAGTTCGATAACCCGGTGATGCTGTACTCCATCGGTAAAGACTCCGCCGTGATGCTGCATCTCGCGCGCAAGGCATTCTTCCCGGGCAAGCTGCCGTTTCCGGTGATGCACGTCGACACCCAGTGGAAATTCCAGGAGATGTACCGCTTCCGCGACAAAATGGTCGAAGAGCTGGGCCTGGACCTGATCACCCACGTCAACCCGGACGGCGTGGCGCAGGGCATCAACCCCTTCACCCACGGCAGTGCCAAGCACACCGACATCATGAAGACCGAGGGCCTCAAGCAGGCGTTGGACAAGCATGGTTTCGATGCAGCCTTCGGTGGTGCCCGCCGCGACGAAGAAAAGTCCCGAGCCAAAGAGCGCGTGTACTCGTTCCGCGACAGCAAGCACCGCTGGGATCCGAAGAACCAGCGCCCTGAGCTGTGGAACGTTTACAACGGCAAGGTCAACAAGGGCGAGTCGATCCGCGTATTCCCGCTGTCGAACTGGACCGAACTGGACATCTGGCAGTACATCTACCTGGAAGGCATTCCGATCGTCCCGCTGTACTTCGCCGCCGAGCGTGAAGTTATCGAGAAGAACGGCACCCTGATCATGATCGACGACGAGCGCATCCTCGAACACCTGAGCGACGAAGACAAAGCCCGCATCGTCAAAAAGAAAGTGCGTTTCCGTACCCTTGGTTGCTACCCGTTGACGGGCGCGGTGGAGTCCGAGGCTGAAAGCCTGACGGACATCATTCAGGAAATGCTCCTGACGCGAACTTCCGAGCGCCAGGGCCGTGTCATCGACCACGATGGCGCCGGCTCGATGGAAGATAAGAAACGTCAGGGTTATTTCTAA